The Apium graveolens cultivar Ventura chromosome 6, ASM990537v1, whole genome shotgun sequence genome contains a region encoding:
- the LOC141665646 gene encoding secreted RxLR effector protein 161-like has product MEECKPVSMPAEASIKLRIDSTRESVNPTLFKSLVGSLRYLTFTRPDIMYAVGLVSRYMEKPKQDHFMVAKRILRYIKGTLDHGLFYTYSQDSKLVGYSDSDYGGDLDDGKRTSGYSFHIGSAIFSWSSKKQQTVALSTCEADIAAASCACQAMWLGYILGELNLVKEEPVTIFVDNKYAISLAKNPVSHNLSKQINIKYHFIREQVNEKIVELVHCRIEENLADIFSKSLKLDVFQKIKKKLGMESQV; this is encoded by the coding sequence ATGGAGGAATGCAAGCCAGTGAGCATGCCAGCAGAAGCAAGCATAAAGCTCAGGATTGATTCAACGAGGGAGTCGGTAAATCCGACATTGTTCAAAAGTTTGGTTGGAAGTCTGAGGTACCTAACTTTCACTcgtccagatattatgtatgcagtTGGACTGGTTAGTAGGTACATGGAAAAGCCGAAGCAAGATCACTTCATGGTGGCTAAAAGGATTTTGAGGTACATAAAAGGTACACTTGATCATGGTTTATTTTACACGTATTCTCAAGATTCAAAATTAGTTGGCTACTCAGACAGTGATTATGGTGGTGACTTGGATGACGGGAAAAGGACTTCGGGATATTCTTTTCATATCGGTTCCGCGATATTTTCATGGTCATCAAAGAAGCAACAGACGGTTGCTCTCTCAACATGTGAGGCGGATATTGCAGCAGCATCATGCGCCTGTCAAGCTATGTGGTTAGGCTATATTTTGGGCGAGTTAAATCTTGTCAAGGAAGAACCGGTTACTATTTTTGTGGACAATAAATATGCTATATCACTAGCAAAAAATCCAGTGTCGCACAATCTGAGCAAGCAAATCAAtataaaatatcattttattcgagaaCAGGTGAACGAGAAAATTGTGGAGCTAGTACACTGCAGGATAGAAGAAAATTTAGCGGATATTTTCTCTAAGTCGTTGAAGCTGGACGTGtttcagaaaataaaaaagaagctTGGAATGGAAAGTCaagtttga